The sequence below is a genomic window from Gossypium hirsutum isolate 1008001.06 chromosome A11, Gossypium_hirsutum_v2.1, whole genome shotgun sequence.
caAGGCCCTAGACACACCCTAAGGCAGTTCGGGACAAAACCAAAAGTGTTCGACAGACCTTGGATATCTTAGGAATACTTTCCTAATTTGAagtaccacacacccatgtgaatgGGTCGTGTGGACTAACACGCTCGTCTgttttgggacacgcccatgcccttcagccatgtgcaacactgacttatcaacacagcCATAGCATACGCCCGTAGGCAAAACTGTCTTTTAGACACGGCaaggacacatgcccgtatggcctACTCGTGTGcactattaatttaaaattttaagtgcagagGACACAAGACCATAGCCCACACCCATGGGAAAGAATCGTGCGTCAtgcacggcttagacacacgcccgtgtgtctaaccatttTTTATATTCCATAGACTAACATCTATTAGCATATTCTTTCCATTACCGCTCTTACTGGGTAAAAGTTTAATGAGGCTAGAGCAACTAAGGgtacaataaagaataaaaagaaaagcagAAATATTGAGTGCAAGAAGTCCACAAATAGGGCACTCATAGAGGATGGTCTCACCAGCTTGTACTTCTTACAACAAGAGCCGGCCTATTTCGCTTCAACAAGATGTCAGTGTCAACCTGAGTTGTAAATAATGATTCATTTTGGTCATCTGCCTCAATTTCTGTAGTTGCCGCATGAGGGTAAAATCAGTCAAAAGTGTTCTTTAAGGCTgctaatcaaaataaatttgattatttacaAGACTTACTAGCAGTTACACAATCTCGAACCCCAAGAGGGTGACAAAGATACCTATTTAATCTGCAAAACAACTAAAAATGAAACTCCATTACAAAATAAATCTTAGAGCATAAATCTTTATGagaactcaataacatgaatctCACCTTACGCTTCTCCTGAAGTGAAGTTGGACAAAAAAACTCAGGAGGCTGATCATATAAAACTGTGGCTCTGTAAATTTAACCACATGCAATATAATTAGACATTTTCCCATAACATTTCATCAGACAATGAAATAATTAACCAACATTGAGCTGGAAATCTTACCTAATTCCCCAgttttgagctaattcaagcTGCATTGCCCTTGTTACACATAGGGAACCATTTTCCATTTGCCCATAATGCTTCTCAAACCTAAGCAGATACTTAAAATTCAAACAAGATCCATCCATCGCACAGCTCCAGAAAGGTCCTCTTGACAATACCACCCTTtctaccatttatacataatggttataaattttgaaataaaacatgACTACACAATTGCACATCATTGATGAATCttattgtatggaaacctcatatcatcggtttcatacatgaaaggttatttcccatttagtgtttataggtttccatgtcactttaattcgtccgaaattggctcattcatgtgactcattgccaattggtaacaacccatcacATGTAAATAAAATCATGCATAGACTCGTagatcatagcctacttcaattaagccaattttcatggccatatacaaagaaataaacatatttttacatgtcTTCATTTGGCAAAGTAAATGACACagataacaaaatactcaaagatcttatacatgccattgaacaaaatagaaatgtctttataccaaagcttgtctaattgatagtgtgttgactctccaatcatcttccagtccttatgagtcctcgagctctgtgagatagggaaaagagagggtaagcatttacatgcttagtaagctcgaataacaggaaagtaaacttaccaaatatttaacatgcatccatgatagataaggaaaccaacaattatgaaatggttccctattacatacactcaatcaatgagttagtaaCATAATCAAGCCTCaaataatttaactagatgagctcatcattcaaaatcttatttacacaaacatctcatgtttatctcgttgagtttctaggaaatcttgatggaatacccattaaccgtcaattcatacgaatgatcattccataaacgcactcccgcgaacctcacatcttatggtgggattaccagtccaggctaaatccctaattttatgaactcataaggtgatgtcgggattaccagtccaggctaaatcccttattacaacaaacactcttaatgagctcgaatctgaattaccagtccaggctaaattcagaccctaatcggattacccgttccGGCTAAATctataatgcacacatattcttcgggaggcttgatcattcaaggaacacccgtctgggctagatcctttctatacttgagatcacggattacccatccgggctaaatccttactgcaacacatgcaggacctcattacacatgtcaatcagggtttatccatcgaatttcctttttaacctcaaacgagacatttatcacaatttaacatcaattatgcatttctatgatacttcatgccaataataaatgaaatcatcatgcattaataaatcatacaaatatgcatattaggggtttactttaagttatctgaacttacttggtatttgtttcagagttgtgtttcggttattccgaaaccttacgTTTACTTCGATCGACCTCTAAaatttgttcctcgaggtctataacaataaaaatagatcattaacactccacatcATACA
It includes:
- the LOC107958929 gene encoding UDP-glycosyltransferase TURAN-like; the protein is MVERVVLSRGPFWSCAMDGSCLNFKYLLRFEKHYGQMENGSLCVTRAMQLELAQNWGIRATVLYDQPPEFFCPTSLQEKRKLFCRLNRYLCHPLGVRDCVTAKIEADDQNESLFTTQVDTDILLKRNRPALVVRSTSCCSSLIKLLPSKSGNGKNMLIDVQDESEGTESHAPASV